One Aethina tumida isolate Nest 87 chromosome 5, icAetTumi1.1, whole genome shotgun sequence genomic window carries:
- the LOC109602021 gene encoding lys-63-specific deubiquitinase BRCC36: MYRYLKKVYLAADVYAICLQHALTTEKQEIMGLLIGEVNEEERISHIEACVILHRSDKQPDRVEISPEQLCTASEHADYLARKLKKPMRVLGWYHSHPHITVCPSHVDIGTQDTYQLMDPLFVGLIFSVYHSDSGSKTNQIQLICFQSGKNLKQELEHKEIELVINKAPLHDYNMAGITNLSKILIQEEVDSYVEDDNQDELAALHNDAFKTLALVHIVSKVARPLCDDLEERLKATKIRIDELLKLKQQLEET; encoded by the exons atgtacagGTACCTCAAAAAAGTGTATTTAGCGGCGGACGTGTACGCAATATGTTTGCAGCACGCCCTGACGACcgaaaaacaagaaataatgGGCCTACTAATCGGAGAA gTGAACGAGGAGGAGCGAATCTCCCACATAGAGGCGTGCGTGATTCTGCACAGGAGCGACAAACAGCCGGACAGGGTGGAAATATCGCCTGAACAACTGTGCACAGCCTCCGAACATGCTGACTATCTGGCTAGAAAGCTGAAGAAACCGATGAGGGTGCTGGGATGGTACCACTCCCATCCGCACATCACCGTGTGTCCCAGCCACGTTG ATATAGGCACTCAAGATACGTATCAGCTGATGGACCCTTTGTTTGTTGGCCTTATATTCTCTGTGTATCACAGCGACTCAGGctcaaaaacaaatcaaatacaACTAATTTGCTTCCAATCTGGTAAGAACTTAAAACAAGAACTTGAACACAAGGAAATCGAACTGGTGATCAATAAGGCTCCACTTCATGATTACAACATGGCAG GTATAACTAATCTGTCGAAAATTCTAATACAAGAAGAGGTCGACTCTTATGTAGAAGATGATAATCAGGATGAGCTGGCGGCTTTGCATAACGATGCTTTTAAGACGCTGGCGTTGGTTCACATTGTGTCCAAAGTGGCCAGACCTTTGTGTGATGATTTGGAAGAGAGACTGAAGGCTACTAAGATAAGGATTGATGAGCTACTGAAATTGAAGCAGCAACTCGAAGaaacataa